The following are from one region of the Syngnathus acus chromosome 19, fSynAcu1.2, whole genome shotgun sequence genome:
- the si:ch211-250n8.1 gene encoding uncharacterized protein si:ch211-250n8.1 isoform X2 — MPPSCFRIKCCEEGWLNARRGSEALMPADRWLKMAPKDPLLSALKVCLLNLQSNDGQTVTDSNPQLTCCCQLLELLLRKGLQQPVLSLVHRDYWHCFEQLLPKDTCGRLSTVASAVEQTKACRKLISAQGRGRYLLRLALGRKTLPQFIAHLLHTPTVLEWYSPTLSILRNEEFSEPFMSLLLVLSQMDFKVDMENCSFLDESWLLPVCELYEVVPCRQVGMVFSYLNGRVFLLDMISGGQAHVDQFISRGDVIDEINGTCLRNSKSGQAGVVLSRLKGCFLSIRVVRWRARDGTVYRPLVKLLRTLRIENPWLQLGPAPSHQPANDPRTSPPTQCFKEGRIVYIVHFLGDTNIGKFGTKEVLPFAISHVLQENQPSKEVHLDLKETHLTCTESSSNE, encoded by the exons ATGCCCCCAAGCTGTTTCCGAATCAAGTG TTGTGAGGAAGGTTGGTTGAACGCACGACGCGGAAGTGAGGCTTTGATGCCAGCTGATCGCTGGCTGAAGATGGCCCCCAAAGATCCGCTTCTCAGCGCACTCAAAG TGTGCTTGTTGAACCTGCAATCGAACGATGGGCAGACGGTGACGGACAGCAACCCTCAGCTGACTTGTTGCTGCCAGCTTCTTGAGCTGCTACTCAGGAAAGGACTCCAAC AGCCAGTCCTCAGTCTGGTTCATAGAGACTACTGGCATTGTTTTGAGCAGCTTCTTCCCAAAGATACATGCGGCAG GCTGTCCACCGTGGCGTCGGCTGTGGAACAGACGAAAGCGTGCAGGAAGCTGATCTCGGCTCAGGGCCGAGGCCGTTACCTGCTCCGGTTGGCCCTCGGCCGCAAGACCCTGCCGCAGTTCATCGCTCACCTCCTGCACACTCCCACGGTCCTGGAG TGGTACAGCCCAACCTTGTCAATTCTCAGGAATGAAGAATTTTCAG AACCTTTCATGTCCCTGCTCTTGGTTCTCTCCCAAATGGATTTCAAAGTGGACATGGAG AATTGCAGTTTTTTGGATGAAAGCTGGCTTTTACCG GTGTGTGAGCTATATGAAGTAGTACCGTGTCGACAGGTGGGAATGGTCTTCAG CTACCTCAATGGACGCGTCTTCCTTCTGGACATGATATCTGGCGGCCAAGCACACGTTGACCAGTTTATCAGCCGTGGCGACGTCATTGATGAGATCAATGGCACCTGTCTGAGGAACTCCAAGAGCGGACAG GCAGGTGTGGTTCTATCGCGATTGAAAGGCTGCTTCCTGTCCATCCGCGTTGTGCGTTGGCGGGCCCGGGACGGAACAGTGTATCGTCCTCTGGTCAAACTGCTGCGGACTCTCAGGATCGAGAACCCGTGGCTGCAACTTGGTCCTGCTCCCTCCCACCAGCCTGCTAATGACCCAAGAACTTCTCCTCCAACACAGTGTTTCAAAGAAGGAAG GATTGTGTACATTGTCCACTTCTTGGGGGACACAAACATTGGAAAG TTTGGAACCAAAGAGGTGTTGCCGTTTGCAATTTCACACGTGTTGCAGGAAAACCAGCCAAGCAAG GAAGTGCATTTAGATTTGaaagaaacacatttgacGTGCACAGAGAGCAGCAGTAATGAG TAA
- the zgc:194990 gene encoding butyrophilin-like protein 9 isoform X2: MMKECLQFLIEPAKKLKSRLKESSKRARLGKKEQLVESQLFIMELARELSRICQRANVLQHIWAGEDVWPAGTCRDFIAEWAAAVEKKVQSKVSLLDCRYHKPEKKDWRGHLLCILEGDCEMGPHKSVIMEWTREMKSRPQATVWPGEPVLMMLDDLEFQWKRERLPNLLLALELVMLVVLNADRPVKEDVTKEWLVRKQRNHNIDAVPYIPHGVWNWIWEASEDVMLDPDSANPDLLISSDEKSMRCGLERRDVPCCAARFDGWWCAAGQDGFASGRHYWEVEVGQRDWRLGVAKASAVRRGFRSLNTDTGYLSLRLERGKDLKALTVPATWLPLTLAPRKVGVYLDYEQGQLSFYDVDKRSHVYTFNDKFTEELVPIFGTVEVLKDLVIRPAGVKQRCFCPGPCLWN; the protein is encoded by the exons ATGATGAAAGAATGCCTGCAATTCCTCATCGAACCGGCCAAAAAGCTGAAGAGCCGACTCAAG GAGTCCAGCAAGCGAGCGAggctggggaaaaaagagCAGCTGGTGGAAAGCCAATTATTTATCATGGAGCTGGCTCGAGAACTCAGCAGAATTTGCCAG AGGGCCAATGTTCTCCAGCATATATGGGCCGGTGAGGACGTATGGCCGGCCGGCACGTGTCGGGATTTTATTGCGGAGTGGGCCGCTGCGGTGGAGAAAAAAGTGCAG TCAAAAGTTAGCCTGTTGGATTGCCGCTACCACAAGCCAGAGAAGAAGGACTGGAGGGGTCACCTCCTTTGCATCCTGGAAGGGGATTGCGAGATGGGGCCTCACAAGAGCGTCATCATGGAGTGGACGCGGGAAATGAAAAGCAGGCCTCAG GCCACCGTGTGGCCCGGTGAGCCGGTGCTTATGATGCTGGACGATTTGGAGTTCCAGTGGAAGAGGGAGCGGCTGCCCAATCTGCTCCTGGCTCTGGAGCTTGTCATGCTGGTTGTGCTGAATGCAGACAGGCCTGTCAAG GAGGATGTGACGAAGGAATGGCTGGTCAGAAAGCAGAGGAATCACAACATAG ATGCTGTCCCTTACATCCCTCATGGCG TGTGGAACTGGATCTGGGAGGCCTCAG AGGACGTGATGCTGGACCCAGACTCAGCCAACCCGGACCTGCTCATCTCCAGCGACGAAAAGAGCATGCGATGCGGCCTGGAACGGCGCGACGTCCCGTGTTGCGCCGCCCGCTTCGACGGCTGGTGGTGCGCCGCCGGTCAGGACGGCTTCGCCTCGGGTCGCCACTACTGGGAGGTGGAGGTAGGCCAGCGGGACTGGCGCTTGGGCGTGGCCAAGGCGTCCGCCGTCAGACGCGGTTTCCGCTCTCTCAACACCGACACGGGCTACTTGAGCCTTCGCCTGGAGAGGGGCAAGGATCTCAAGGCCTTGACGGTGCCCGCCACTTGGCTGCCTCTGACGCTGGCGCCCAGGAAAGTTGGCGTGTACCTGGACTACGAGCAGGGCCAGTTGTCCTTCTACGACGTGGACAAGCGCTCCCACGTGTACACCTTCAACGACAAGTTCACGGAGGAGCTTGTCCCCATATTTGGGACTGTGGAGGTGCTTAAGGACCTGGTGATCAGGCCAGCGGGGGTCAAACAACGGTGTTTCTGCCCCGGACCGTGCCTCTGGAACTAA
- the LOC119138724 gene encoding histone H3.3A, translating into MARTKQTARKSTGGKAPRKQLATKAARKSAPSTGGVKKPHRYRPGTVALREIRRYQKSTELLIRKLPFQRLVREIAQDFKTDLRFQSAAIGALQEASEAYLVGLFEDTNLCAIHAKRVTIMPKDIQLARRIRGERA; encoded by the exons ATGGCCCGTACCAAACAAACCGCCCGTAAATCCACCGGAGGGAAGGCGCCAAGGAAGCAGCTTGCGACCAAGGCAGCCAGGAAGAGTGCGCCCTCTACTGGAGGAGTGAAGAAGCCTCATCGCTACAG GCCGGGCACTGTGGCTCTGAGGGAGATCCGTCGTTACCAGAAGTCCACAGAGCTGCTGATTCGCAAGCTGCCCTTCCAGCGCCTGGTGAGAGAGATTGCCCAGGATTTCAAGACCGACCTGCGCTTCCAAAGTGCTGCCATTGGCGCTCTCCAG GAGGCCAGTGAAGCTTACCTGGTGGGTTTGTTTGAGGACACCAATCTGTGCGCCATCCACGCCAAGCGTGTCACCATCATGCCCAAAGACATCCAGCTGGCCCGCAGGATAAGGGGAGAAAGAGCCTAA
- the zgc:194990 gene encoding butyrophilin-like protein 9 isoform X1 has translation MWKHSTYSPLDSETAWGHLACSQRDNDSMDQSKSASMMKECLQFLIEPAKKLKSRLKESSKRARLGKKEQLVESQLFIMELARELSRICQRANVLQHIWAGEDVWPAGTCRDFIAEWAAAVEKKVQSKVSLLDCRYHKPEKKDWRGHLLCILEGDCEMGPHKSVIMEWTREMKSRPQATVWPGEPVLMMLDDLEFQWKRERLPNLLLALELVMLVVLNADRPVKEDVTKEWLVRKQRNHNIDAVPYIPHGVWNWIWEASEDVMLDPDSANPDLLISSDEKSMRCGLERRDVPCCAARFDGWWCAAGQDGFASGRHYWEVEVGQRDWRLGVAKASAVRRGFRSLNTDTGYLSLRLERGKDLKALTVPATWLPLTLAPRKVGVYLDYEQGQLSFYDVDKRSHVYTFNDKFTEELVPIFGTVEVLKDLVIRPAGVKQRCFCPGPCLWN, from the exons ATGTGGAAGCATTCAACATACTCACCACTTGATTCGGAAACAGCTTGGGGGCATCTTGCGTGCAGCCAACGTGACAACGACAGCATG GACCAATCTAAATCTGCCAGCATGATGAAAGAATGCCTGCAATTCCTCATCGAACCGGCCAAAAAGCTGAAGAGCCGACTCAAG GAGTCCAGCAAGCGAGCGAggctggggaaaaaagagCAGCTGGTGGAAAGCCAATTATTTATCATGGAGCTGGCTCGAGAACTCAGCAGAATTTGCCAG AGGGCCAATGTTCTCCAGCATATATGGGCCGGTGAGGACGTATGGCCGGCCGGCACGTGTCGGGATTTTATTGCGGAGTGGGCCGCTGCGGTGGAGAAAAAAGTGCAG TCAAAAGTTAGCCTGTTGGATTGCCGCTACCACAAGCCAGAGAAGAAGGACTGGAGGGGTCACCTCCTTTGCATCCTGGAAGGGGATTGCGAGATGGGGCCTCACAAGAGCGTCATCATGGAGTGGACGCGGGAAATGAAAAGCAGGCCTCAG GCCACCGTGTGGCCCGGTGAGCCGGTGCTTATGATGCTGGACGATTTGGAGTTCCAGTGGAAGAGGGAGCGGCTGCCCAATCTGCTCCTGGCTCTGGAGCTTGTCATGCTGGTTGTGCTGAATGCAGACAGGCCTGTCAAG GAGGATGTGACGAAGGAATGGCTGGTCAGAAAGCAGAGGAATCACAACATAG ATGCTGTCCCTTACATCCCTCATGGCG TGTGGAACTGGATCTGGGAGGCCTCAG AGGACGTGATGCTGGACCCAGACTCAGCCAACCCGGACCTGCTCATCTCCAGCGACGAAAAGAGCATGCGATGCGGCCTGGAACGGCGCGACGTCCCGTGTTGCGCCGCCCGCTTCGACGGCTGGTGGTGCGCCGCCGGTCAGGACGGCTTCGCCTCGGGTCGCCACTACTGGGAGGTGGAGGTAGGCCAGCGGGACTGGCGCTTGGGCGTGGCCAAGGCGTCCGCCGTCAGACGCGGTTTCCGCTCTCTCAACACCGACACGGGCTACTTGAGCCTTCGCCTGGAGAGGGGCAAGGATCTCAAGGCCTTGACGGTGCCCGCCACTTGGCTGCCTCTGACGCTGGCGCCCAGGAAAGTTGGCGTGTACCTGGACTACGAGCAGGGCCAGTTGTCCTTCTACGACGTGGACAAGCGCTCCCACGTGTACACCTTCAACGACAAGTTCACGGAGGAGCTTGTCCCCATATTTGGGACTGTGGAGGTGCTTAAGGACCTGGTGATCAGGCCAGCGGGGGTCAAACAACGGTGTTTCTGCCCCGGACCGTGCCTCTGGAACTAA
- the si:ch211-250n8.1 gene encoding uncharacterized protein si:ch211-250n8.1 isoform X1 — translation MPPSCFRIKCCEEGWLNARRGSEALMPADRWLKMAPKDPLLSALKVCLLNLQSNDGQTVTDSNPQLTCCCQLLELLLRKGLQQPVLSLVHRDYWHCFEQLLPKDTCGRLSTVASAVEQTKACRKLISAQGRGRYLLRLALGRKTLPQFIAHLLHTPTVLEWYSPTLSILRNEEFSEPFMSLLLVLSQMDFKVDMENCSFLDESWLLPVCELYEVVPCRQVGMVFSYLNGRVFLLDMISGGQAHVDQFISRGDVIDEINGTCLRNSKSGQAGVVLSRLKGCFLSIRVVRWRARDGTVYRPLVKLLRTLRIENPWLQLGPAPSHQPANDPRTSPPTQCFKEGRIVYIVHFLGDTNIGKFGTKEVLPFAISHVLQENQPSKEVHLDLKETHLTCTESSSNETLCEHHYPDISCVGRYAQPDYSILGFCVIKRPPETPSTSSPTRFSCVVLKAACSKECEEIVKRIATGFKHTEWFV, via the exons ATGCCCCCAAGCTGTTTCCGAATCAAGTG TTGTGAGGAAGGTTGGTTGAACGCACGACGCGGAAGTGAGGCTTTGATGCCAGCTGATCGCTGGCTGAAGATGGCCCCCAAAGATCCGCTTCTCAGCGCACTCAAAG TGTGCTTGTTGAACCTGCAATCGAACGATGGGCAGACGGTGACGGACAGCAACCCTCAGCTGACTTGTTGCTGCCAGCTTCTTGAGCTGCTACTCAGGAAAGGACTCCAAC AGCCAGTCCTCAGTCTGGTTCATAGAGACTACTGGCATTGTTTTGAGCAGCTTCTTCCCAAAGATACATGCGGCAG GCTGTCCACCGTGGCGTCGGCTGTGGAACAGACGAAAGCGTGCAGGAAGCTGATCTCGGCTCAGGGCCGAGGCCGTTACCTGCTCCGGTTGGCCCTCGGCCGCAAGACCCTGCCGCAGTTCATCGCTCACCTCCTGCACACTCCCACGGTCCTGGAG TGGTACAGCCCAACCTTGTCAATTCTCAGGAATGAAGAATTTTCAG AACCTTTCATGTCCCTGCTCTTGGTTCTCTCCCAAATGGATTTCAAAGTGGACATGGAG AATTGCAGTTTTTTGGATGAAAGCTGGCTTTTACCG GTGTGTGAGCTATATGAAGTAGTACCGTGTCGACAGGTGGGAATGGTCTTCAG CTACCTCAATGGACGCGTCTTCCTTCTGGACATGATATCTGGCGGCCAAGCACACGTTGACCAGTTTATCAGCCGTGGCGACGTCATTGATGAGATCAATGGCACCTGTCTGAGGAACTCCAAGAGCGGACAG GCAGGTGTGGTTCTATCGCGATTGAAAGGCTGCTTCCTGTCCATCCGCGTTGTGCGTTGGCGGGCCCGGGACGGAACAGTGTATCGTCCTCTGGTCAAACTGCTGCGGACTCTCAGGATCGAGAACCCGTGGCTGCAACTTGGTCCTGCTCCCTCCCACCAGCCTGCTAATGACCCAAGAACTTCTCCTCCAACACAGTGTTTCAAAGAAGGAAG GATTGTGTACATTGTCCACTTCTTGGGGGACACAAACATTGGAAAG TTTGGAACCAAAGAGGTGTTGCCGTTTGCAATTTCACACGTGTTGCAGGAAAACCAGCCAAGCAAG GAAGTGCATTTAGATTTGaaagaaacacatttgacGTGCACAGAGAGCAGCAGTAATGAG ACACTGTGTGAACATCACTACCCAGATATTTCATGTGTCGGGAGGTACGCACAGCCAGATTACAGCATATTGGGTTTTTGTGTCAT TAAGAGACCACCAGAAACTCCATCCACCAGCTCTCCAACAAGATTCAGTTGTGTGGTGCTCAAAGCTGCTTGCTCCAAAGAGTGCGAAGAGATTGTTAAGCGAATAG CCACTGGTTTTAAGCACACAGAATGGTTTGTATGA
- the unk gene encoding RING finger protein unkempt homolog isoform X2 — protein sequence MSKCTHPIPPLSSSGTTGGHSSSSSSSSAGGSTSPATVLNVQPEKPQHYTYLKEFRTEQCPLFVQHKCTQHRPFSCFHWHFLNQRRRRPVRRRDGTFNYSPDVYCTKYDEGTGTCPDGDECAFLHRTAGDTERRYHLRYYKTGSCIHETDTKGHCSKNGCHCAFAHGSHDLRSPVYDVREAQVVECQGGAGPSEGAGGDAQAASTALIEKILSEEPRWQDNNYVLSHYKTELCKKPPRLCRQGYACPYYHNSKDRRRSPHKHKYRALPCPAVKLSEEWGDPSKCQCAEGCQYCHTRTEQQFHPEIYKSTKCNDMQQCGSCPRGPFCAFAHVETFVFEESFSYPRSPPPQPGPVEELADSRGHNKGPARGSDPFSPPAGSHVAERSLLGSVLSLCEDMRGAAEPLSPWAGEGGYGRAPGFEREDQAKQRSFALEQRSREVTSAPSSKQDLLVFLPVGSPLSLSSSIPSSLAATPPSPAPLGPPSVASGMNANALPFYPTSETVESVVESALDDLDLNDFGASALESSSSLPRVGVRPGGKRLQSSAPVNIPGSFSAPAPFSSPSPSPPIRPRASPFFSTQLSQPGQQESPFLGPSHSSLGLNGMSSHIWEHFPSGQGSPGTPPALMPSGPCTETSRLKQELEEAHRALKQWGHSWKHTAQSWAALKADAEESRALAGRLAAEAERSRHCEEEVQRQSSLLEEALETLRSGDHPHLSLHQLQMLHRLPLESILSLQAQLCSCLHTVEQVVYKKQRQCCVSCGEQGSVSLPCGHGLHCESCSTTTTCPLCPEAALEQKQQQQQQLS from the exons ATGTCTAAATGCACGCACCCGATACCCCCATTATCCTCATCAGGGACTACCGGTGGTCATTCGTCGTCCTCGTCGTCTTCGTCCGCTGGGGGCTCGACCTCTCCCGCAACCGTGTTGAACGTTCAGCCCGAAAAACCCCAACACTACAC ATATCTCAAGGAATTCCGAACGGAGCAGTGTCCCCTCTTTGTACAGCATAAATGTACACAACACCGGCCTTTTTCCTGTTTCCACTGGCACTTCTTGAACCAAAGGCGTCGCAGGCCCGTGAGAAGACGGGACGGAACATTCAACTACAGTCCAGATGTCTACTGTACCAAATATGACGAGGGAACGGGAACCTGTCCTGACGGAGATGA GTGTGCCTTTTTACATCGGACAGCCGGAGACACGGAACGAAGGTATCACCTCCGCTACTATAAGACGGGATCTTGCATTCACGAAACGGATACAAAAGGCCACTGCAGCAAAAACGGCTGCCATTGTGCTTTTGCGCACGGTTCACACGACTTGCGCAGCCCTGTGTATGATGTCAG GGAAGCGCAGGTCGTTGAGTGTCAAGGTGGCGCGGGGCCCTCCGAAGGAGCCGGAGGAGACGCGCAGGCGGCGAGTACGGCGCTCATCGAGAAGATTCTGAGCGAGGAACCGCGCTGGCAAG ATAACAACTACGTGTTGTCCCACTACAAGACGGAACTGTGCAAGAAGCCGCCGCGCTTGTGTCGTCAAGGTTACGCCTGCCCGTATTATCATAACAGCAAAGACAGGCGGCGCAGCCCACATAAGCACAAATACAG AGCTTTGCCTTGTCCGGCTGTCAAACTCAGCGAGGAGTGGGGCGATCCCAGCAAATGTCAGTGCGCCGAGGGATGTCAGTATTGCCACACGAGAACGGAACAACAGTTCCATCCTGAG ATTTACAAGTCCACAAAGTGTAATGACATGCAACAGTGCGGCAGCTGTCCCCGAGGACCCTTTTGTGCTTTTGCTCATGTTGAAA CTTTTGTCTTCGAGGAGTCCTTCTCCTACCCCAGATCCCCCCCACCACAACCCGGTCCCGTGGAGGAGCTCGCAGACTCCAGAGGACACAATAAGGGCCCGGCTCGTGGCTCTGATCCCTTCTCGCCCCCTGCCGGGTCGCATGTTGCTGAGCGAAGCCTGCTGGGTAGTGTGCTAAGTTTGTGTGAGGACATGAGGGGAGCAGCTGAGCCTTTGTCTCCTTGGGCTGGTGAAGGAGGCTATGGCAGGGCGCCTGGATTTGAGAGGGAGGATCAG GCTAAACAAAGAAGCTTTGCGCTGGAGCAGCGCAGCAGGGAAGTGACATCAGCGCCAAGCAGTAAACAG GATCTACTGGTTTTTCTACCAGTAGGCAGCCCTTTAAGCCTGTCATCCAGCATCCCCTCCAGTCTGGCGGCAACCCCgccaagccccgcccccctcggACCGCCAAGCGTGGCATCAGGCATGAACGCCAACGCCTTGCCCTTCTATCCCACCAGTGAGACTGTGGAGTCTGTTGTGG AGTCGGCGCTGGATGATCTTGACCTGAATGATTTTGGTGCTTCAGCATTGGAGAGTAGTTCAAGTTTGCCGCGGGTGGGAGTGAGGCCTG GTGGGAAGCGGCTTCAGAGTTCTGCCCCAGTCAACATCCCGGGATCCTTTAGCGCACCAGCTCCTTTTAGCTCTCCTTCGCCGTCCCCGCCGATCAGACCACGCGCTTCTCCATTCTTCTCCACTCAGCTCTCCCAACCTGGCCAACAAGAGAGCCCCTTCCTGGGCCCATCTCATAGCTCCTTAG GTCTCAATGGTATGAGCAGTCACATCTGGGAGCACTTCCCCTCAGGGCAGGGCTCCCCTGGCACCCCCCCTGCCTTGATGCCCTCCGGCCCTTGCACAGAGACGTCCAGGCTCAAACAGGAACTCGAGGAGGCTCACAGGGCGCTGAAGCAGTGGGGACACAGCTGGAAACACACAGCTCAG TCGTGGGCCGCGCTGAAAGCAGACGCTGAGGAGTCGCGTGCCCTCGCGGGACGCTTGGCCGCGGAGGCCGAGAGATCCAGGCATTGTGAGGAGGAGGTGCAGAGGCAATCTTCTCTCCTGGAGGAAGCGCTGGAGACCCTGAGGAGTGGAGACCACCCCCACCTATCATTACACCAGCTCCAGATGCTCCACAGACTTCCTTTGGAATCCATCCTCAGTCTGCAGGCACAACTCTGCAGCTGCTTACACACCGTGGAACAG GTGGTGTACAAGAAGCAGAGGCAGTGTTGCGTGTCATGTGGAGAGCAGGGCTCCGTCTCCCTGCCCTGCGGCCATGGACTACATTGCGAGAGCTGCTCGACAACCACCACGTGCCCCCTTTGTCCTGAAGCCGCACTGGAGCAgaagcagcaacaacagcagcagctctCTTGA
- the unk gene encoding RING finger protein unkempt homolog isoform X1: MSKCTHPIPPLSSSGTTGGHSSSSSSSSAGGSTSPATVLNVQPEKPQHYTYLKEFRTEQCPLFVQHKCTQHRPFSCFHWHFLNQRRRRPVRRRDGTFNYSPDVYCTKYDEGTGTCPDGDECAFLHRTAGDTERRYHLRYYKTGSCIHETDTKGHCSKNGCHCAFAHGSHDLRSPVYDVREAQVVECQGGAGPSEGAGGDAQAASTALIEKILSEEPRWQDNNYVLSHYKTELCKKPPRLCRQGYACPYYHNSKDRRRSPHKHKYRALPCPAVKLSEEWGDPSKCQCAEGCQYCHTRTEQQFHPEIYKSTKCNDMQQCGSCPRGPFCAFAHVEKAFVFEESFSYPRSPPPQPGPVEELADSRGHNKGPARGSDPFSPPAGSHVAERSLLGSVLSLCEDMRGAAEPLSPWAGEGGYGRAPGFEREDQAKQRSFALEQRSREVTSAPSSKQDLLVFLPVGSPLSLSSSIPSSLAATPPSPAPLGPPSVASGMNANALPFYPTSETVESVVESALDDLDLNDFGASALESSSSLPRVGVRPGGKRLQSSAPVNIPGSFSAPAPFSSPSPSPPIRPRASPFFSTQLSQPGQQESPFLGPSHSSLGLNGMSSHIWEHFPSGQGSPGTPPALMPSGPCTETSRLKQELEEAHRALKQWGHSWKHTAQSWAALKADAEESRALAGRLAAEAERSRHCEEEVQRQSSLLEEALETLRSGDHPHLSLHQLQMLHRLPLESILSLQAQLCSCLHTVEQVVYKKQRQCCVSCGEQGSVSLPCGHGLHCESCSTTTTCPLCPEAALEQKQQQQQQLS; the protein is encoded by the exons ATGTCTAAATGCACGCACCCGATACCCCCATTATCCTCATCAGGGACTACCGGTGGTCATTCGTCGTCCTCGTCGTCTTCGTCCGCTGGGGGCTCGACCTCTCCCGCAACCGTGTTGAACGTTCAGCCCGAAAAACCCCAACACTACAC ATATCTCAAGGAATTCCGAACGGAGCAGTGTCCCCTCTTTGTACAGCATAAATGTACACAACACCGGCCTTTTTCCTGTTTCCACTGGCACTTCTTGAACCAAAGGCGTCGCAGGCCCGTGAGAAGACGGGACGGAACATTCAACTACAGTCCAGATGTCTACTGTACCAAATATGACGAGGGAACGGGAACCTGTCCTGACGGAGATGA GTGTGCCTTTTTACATCGGACAGCCGGAGACACGGAACGAAGGTATCACCTCCGCTACTATAAGACGGGATCTTGCATTCACGAAACGGATACAAAAGGCCACTGCAGCAAAAACGGCTGCCATTGTGCTTTTGCGCACGGTTCACACGACTTGCGCAGCCCTGTGTATGATGTCAG GGAAGCGCAGGTCGTTGAGTGTCAAGGTGGCGCGGGGCCCTCCGAAGGAGCCGGAGGAGACGCGCAGGCGGCGAGTACGGCGCTCATCGAGAAGATTCTGAGCGAGGAACCGCGCTGGCAAG ATAACAACTACGTGTTGTCCCACTACAAGACGGAACTGTGCAAGAAGCCGCCGCGCTTGTGTCGTCAAGGTTACGCCTGCCCGTATTATCATAACAGCAAAGACAGGCGGCGCAGCCCACATAAGCACAAATACAG AGCTTTGCCTTGTCCGGCTGTCAAACTCAGCGAGGAGTGGGGCGATCCCAGCAAATGTCAGTGCGCCGAGGGATGTCAGTATTGCCACACGAGAACGGAACAACAGTTCCATCCTGAG ATTTACAAGTCCACAAAGTGTAATGACATGCAACAGTGCGGCAGCTGTCCCCGAGGACCCTTTTGTGCTTTTGCTCATGTTGAAA AAGCTTTTGTCTTCGAGGAGTCCTTCTCCTACCCCAGATCCCCCCCACCACAACCCGGTCCCGTGGAGGAGCTCGCAGACTCCAGAGGACACAATAAGGGCCCGGCTCGTGGCTCTGATCCCTTCTCGCCCCCTGCCGGGTCGCATGTTGCTGAGCGAAGCCTGCTGGGTAGTGTGCTAAGTTTGTGTGAGGACATGAGGGGAGCAGCTGAGCCTTTGTCTCCTTGGGCTGGTGAAGGAGGCTATGGCAGGGCGCCTGGATTTGAGAGGGAGGATCAG GCTAAACAAAGAAGCTTTGCGCTGGAGCAGCGCAGCAGGGAAGTGACATCAGCGCCAAGCAGTAAACAG GATCTACTGGTTTTTCTACCAGTAGGCAGCCCTTTAAGCCTGTCATCCAGCATCCCCTCCAGTCTGGCGGCAACCCCgccaagccccgcccccctcggACCGCCAAGCGTGGCATCAGGCATGAACGCCAACGCCTTGCCCTTCTATCCCACCAGTGAGACTGTGGAGTCTGTTGTGG AGTCGGCGCTGGATGATCTTGACCTGAATGATTTTGGTGCTTCAGCATTGGAGAGTAGTTCAAGTTTGCCGCGGGTGGGAGTGAGGCCTG GTGGGAAGCGGCTTCAGAGTTCTGCCCCAGTCAACATCCCGGGATCCTTTAGCGCACCAGCTCCTTTTAGCTCTCCTTCGCCGTCCCCGCCGATCAGACCACGCGCTTCTCCATTCTTCTCCACTCAGCTCTCCCAACCTGGCCAACAAGAGAGCCCCTTCCTGGGCCCATCTCATAGCTCCTTAG GTCTCAATGGTATGAGCAGTCACATCTGGGAGCACTTCCCCTCAGGGCAGGGCTCCCCTGGCACCCCCCCTGCCTTGATGCCCTCCGGCCCTTGCACAGAGACGTCCAGGCTCAAACAGGAACTCGAGGAGGCTCACAGGGCGCTGAAGCAGTGGGGACACAGCTGGAAACACACAGCTCAG TCGTGGGCCGCGCTGAAAGCAGACGCTGAGGAGTCGCGTGCCCTCGCGGGACGCTTGGCCGCGGAGGCCGAGAGATCCAGGCATTGTGAGGAGGAGGTGCAGAGGCAATCTTCTCTCCTGGAGGAAGCGCTGGAGACCCTGAGGAGTGGAGACCACCCCCACCTATCATTACACCAGCTCCAGATGCTCCACAGACTTCCTTTGGAATCCATCCTCAGTCTGCAGGCACAACTCTGCAGCTGCTTACACACCGTGGAACAG GTGGTGTACAAGAAGCAGAGGCAGTGTTGCGTGTCATGTGGAGAGCAGGGCTCCGTCTCCCTGCCCTGCGGCCATGGACTACATTGCGAGAGCTGCTCGACAACCACCACGTGCCCCCTTTGTCCTGAAGCCGCACTGGAGCAgaagcagcaacaacagcagcagctctCTTGA